Proteins encoded within one genomic window of [Enterobacter] lignolyticus SCF1:
- the yidD gene encoding membrane protein insertion efficiency factor YidD: protein MAPSLSPGSRVLIALIRVYQRLISPLLGPHCRFTPTCSQYGIEALRRFGVIKGSWLTVKRVLKCHPLHPGGDDPVPPGPSNTREH, encoded by the coding sequence TGGCTCGCGGGTCCTGATAGCCCTTATCAGGGTCTATCAACGCCTGATTAGTCCGCTTCTCGGGCCGCATTGCCGTTTCACGCCAACCTGTTCTCAATACGGAATTGAGGCATTGCGCAGGTTTGGAGTGATAAAAGGCAGTTGGTTGACGGTGAAACGCGTATTAAAATGCCACCCTTTACACCCGGGTGGTGACGACCCCGTCCCACCAGGACCTTCTAATACCAGAGAACACTAA